The segment GCTTGGGCGGGGTCCCAGACGCAGGCCCGGACGCGGGGCCTGCACGCGAGGCCCGGACGGCAGGCCCGGACGCGGGGCCAGACGCAGCCCGGGACGCAGGCCGGGACGCAGGCGGGACGCAGGCTGGGACGGGGGCCTGGACGGGCTCCCTGAGGCTGGCCCTGCACGCGAGTCTGGACGGGATCCCGCACGGGGGTTTCAGCGCAAGGGGCGTGTGCTCTGCGGGGTGCGACGCAGGCGGCGGGCGCCGAGCAGCATGCCGCCGCCTGCGGCCAGGGCGGCGACGGCTCCGGCGCCGTAGGCCCACTCCCGGGGCCCGGTGTGCGCGAGCGAGCCCGCGGCGGCCTCGGCCGCGGCCGCATCCTGCGGTTCCTCCGGGCCCTCCACGGAGAACCGGTACCCGCCGGCTTCGCCGACCCACTCCCCGTCGTCCCCCTTCCGCTGCACCAGCGCGGCATCGGCGACGACCTCGCCGAGGGGGGCGTCCGGGGCGAAGGCGAGCTGCACCTTGACGGTGGCGGAGCCGCCGGCCGGTACGGAGAAGCCGGGGAAGGCGTCCTTGCCGTCGAACACGGCGATGATCTCGTCGCGGTCGCTGCGTTCGAGGCTGACGGGGAAGGGGCCGCCGGGGGCTTCGAACTCCATGCGGAGGTGGGCGGGGCGCAGGGCCCGGGCGGGGTCGGTGAACACGATCACGGGGTGGATGGCGGTGCAGGTGGCGCCGGTGGCGTTCGTCAGGTCCAGCAGCCAGCTCTGCGGGCCTCCGCCGGCCCGGTAGACCGACGGCCCGCCACGGATGCGGGCCCCGATCGGGAAGGCGCCGCTCTTGCCGTCCCCGCAGCTGGCACGCGCGCGGGAGGGCAACGCCGGCGCGGGCATGGCGGGGGCGGGGGCGGGGTGGGGGCCGCCGCCGGTGCCGTTGTCCGCGGTGGCGGAGGGTGCGGCGAGGGCGAGGAGGAGGGCGGTGAGGGCGGGGGCGTTGCGCAGTCGCATGGAAGACCTCGCTGCTCGCCGGACGGAGTGATGATCGGACGAGGCGACAATCACCCCGCCCCTGCCCGCACCCTCCCACGCCCCCACACCCCAACCCCACCCCCACGCCCGACTCCTCCCGCTTTACCCCCGGATGGCCCTGGGTGCCGGGGGTTGGGGCCCGAGGGGTCGCCCAGCGCATCTTCAGCCCCGCCTGGGGGCACCTCTCTCAGCGGTAGCTGAGAGAGGCTGGCGGAGCCCCCCCCCGAGGCTGCCCAGCACCACAGGGGGCCGGGGCAACGCCCCGGCGAACGGTGGAAGGGCGGGTAGGGGACCGCTCCGCGCAGCGGCACCCCGGCCGGCCGACGCAACGACGCCGCACGGCACAACCGGCCAACCGAGCCGCGCGGCCCACCCGCCGGCTCAGCCACGCCCGAACAGCGGCGCCAGCACCAGCTCCGCCGCCCCCTCCGCGACACCGGCCGGCGCGAGCCCCACCACCGGCGGCTCGGCCGTCAGGGCCCGGGCGGCCAGCACCTCCCGCACCCCCCTCACGAACACCTCCGGCGCCCCCGCCACCACCCGGCCCCCCAGCAGCACCCGGTCCACGTCCAGCAGCGCGACCAGGTTCGCCGCCCCCTCCCCCAGCACCCGCGCCGCCCCCGCCAGGTCGCCCCGGGCCACCGCCTCCAGGCAGAGCACCTCCAGGCAGCCCCGGCCCCCGCACCGGCAGGGCGGCCCGTCCAGCCGCAGCACCTGGTGCCCGAACTCCCCCGCCCCCGACCGCGCACCCCGGTAGACCGCCCCGCCCAGCCGCAGCCCCGCCCCGAGCCCGGTCCCGAAGTGCAGGTACACGGCAGAACCCGAGCCACGCCCATCAGACCAGGGCCCGCCCGAACCCAGCTCACCCGACGCCGACCCCTCCGACGCCAGCCCATCCGAACGCGCCCCGCCCGCCCTGGGCCACCCCGAACCCAGCCCATCCGACGCCGACCCACCCGACGCCAGCCCAGCCAACCCGAGCCCACCCGAACCGGCCCCGGCCAACCCGAGCCCACCCGACGCGGCCCCACCCGACCCCGGCCCGCCCGACGCCAGCCCAGCCAACCCGAGCCCACCCGACGCGGCCCCACCCGACCCCGGCCCGCCCGACGCCAGCCCAGCCAACCCGAGCCCACCCGACGCGGGTCCACCCGACCCCGGCCCACCCGAACCCGGCCCACTCGCTCCCGCCCCGTCAAGCCCGCCCCACCCCGCCGCAGCGACCCCGGCGTTGGTGTCCTTGTCCACCACCACCGCCACCCCCAGCCGCCCCGCCAGCGCCTCCTTCAACGGGTACCCCTCCCACTCCGGGAAGCCCGTCACCCGCCCCAGCACCCCGGTCCGCCAGTCCAGCGGCCCCGGCGCGGCCACGCCCACCCCGAGCAGCAGCGGCGCCTCCAGCCCGCCCGAGACCCGCCCGACCGCCCGTACGGCAGCCTCCGCCACCGCCTCCGGGCCGACCCCGAAGTCCAGCAGGCCGCTCCACTGCTCGACGACGCCACCCGCCAGGTCGACCCGTACGGCCCGGAGCTCGTCCCGGTCCAGGTGCACCCCCACCGCGCACCGGGCGCCGGGGACCAGCCGCAGCCGGGTGCGCGGCTTGCCGCCGGTCGAGGCGTCGCGGCCGGCCTCGGCCACCAGGCCCTCGGCCGCGAGCCGGGCGGTGATCTTGCTGACGGCCTGCGGGGTGAGCCCCGTCCGGGCGGCGAGCTCGGCGCGCCCCAGCCCTGGCGGGCCCGCGGCGCGCAGCAGGTCCAGCAGCAGGACCTCGTTGTGCCCGCGCAGCGCCGGCAGGTTCACTCCGCCCCGGCCACCGTCCACGTTCGCCCTGTTCACCCGCCCATTGTCCACCCTCCTTGCACTTACACAACGCTGTTGCCAAAGTGGGACCCATGAACGCCTCCCCCACCTCCCCCGCCTCTCGCCCCTCCCCCGCCCCCTCCACATCCCCCCACACCCCCCTGCGCGTCGCGCTGGTCGGCTACGGACTCGCCGGCTCCGTCTTCCACGCCCCGCTCGTGACCGCGACCGAGGGCCTCGTCCTCGACACGATCGTCACCTCCGACCCCGGCCGGCAGGCCCAGGCCCGCGAGGCCTACCCCGGCGTCCGCATCGCCGCCTCCGCCGACGAGCTGTGGGAGCGCACCGGCGACGCCGAGGACCCCCTCGGCCTCGTCGTCATCGCCTCCCCCAACAAGACCCACGTCCCGCTCGCCACCGCCGCCCTCACCGCCGGCCTCCCCGTGGTCGTGGACAAGCCGCTCGCCGCCACCGCCGCCGAGGCCCGCGAACTCGCCGCGCTCGCCGAGCGGACCGGCACCTTCCTCTCCGTCTTCCAGAACCGCCGCTGGGACAACGACTTCCTCACCGTGCGCCGCCTCCTCGCCGACGGCGAACTGGGCGAGATCCAGCGCTTCGAGTCCCGCTACGAGCGCTGGCGCCCCCAGCTCAAGGGCGGCTGGCGCGAGTCCGGAGCACCGGAGGAGATCGGCGGCCTGCTGTACGACCTGGGCAGCCACGTCGTCGACCAGGCGCTGGTGCTGTTCGGGCCGGCCATACGGGTCTACGCGGAGACCGACGTACGCCGCCCGGGCGCCGAGGCCGACGACGACACGTTCATCGCGATCACGCACGCGAACGGCATCCGCTCCCACCTCTACGTCAGCGCCACCGCCGCGCAGCTCGGCCCGCGCTTCCGTGTCCTCGGCTCGCGGGCGGGCTACGTCAAGTACGGCCTGGACCCGCAGGAGGCCGCGCTGCGCGAGGGGCTGCGGCCGGGCGGTGCGGGCGGGCCGGCATGGGGCGAGGAGCCGGAGCACCTGTGGGGGCGGCTCGGCTCGGGCGAATCCCCGCTGACCGGCGGCGGCGATCCGGTGCCCACGGTTCCGGGCGACTACCCGGCCTACTACGCGGCGGTGGCGGAGGCGCTGCGCACGGGCGGACCGGCCCCGGTCACGGCCGACGAGGCGGCGCACTGCCTGGCGGTGCTGGAGGCGGCGCGCGTTTCGTCCCGTGAGGGGTCGGTCGTCGCCCTGTGATCCAACCTGTCGCAAAATCGACGGTTTGCGGGCATGGAAACGATCTATCCTTCACAAGCTGCCGATGATCACACTTGTGAAGAATGGACGTCCCGCCTGTGAAGCTGCCCCGGATCGCATCGATCGTGGCCACCGCCGCGATCGCCCCGGCCGTCCTGCTCTCCTCGCCCGCTTTCGCCGCGGACGGCGCGTCGGCGACGCCGTCCAGCCCGTCCACCCCGCCCTCTCCGACCGCGCCCGACCAGGGTTCTGAGGGGAAGCCGGCGGCGGACAAGCCCGCCGAGGACCCCCAGGCGGCGAAGGACCGGGCGGCGATCGAAGCGATCCTCGCCGACCCGGCCCGCGGTCCCGGCGTCCGTCAGGCGGCCGCGAAGGCGCTCAAGGGAACGGCCGCGGAGATGCGGCAGTTCCTGACGGTCGAGCTGGCGGAGCAGCAGTTCGTCGACGACGAGGTCAAGATCTCCCGGATCCACAACGACGGCGGCCCCGCCGTGAAGGCGGCCGCGATCGAGGCCCTCCGCAAGCAAACCCAGGCGGCGTACACGGAGTTCCTGAAGGAGGGGCAGCACGCGGCCCGCCTCAAGGACGACCGCGTCGAGCTGGCGCGCATGCTGAACGGCGCCGGCCGGGGCGTCACCCAGGCCGTGAACGAGCTGCTGGACCACGGCACGCGCGAGCAGATCCGCGAGTTCGTCGCCACCGGCCAGTACAAGGTCCGCGCGGAGGACGACCGGGTCGCGCTCTTCGGGATGATCAAGGACGCGGGCCCGGGCCTCAAGGAGGGGATCATCAAGCTCCTCGAAGGCAACCCGACCCCGGCGCAGCTGCGCACCTTCGTGACGACCACCCAGCACGAGCTGCGCGACGAGGACAACAAGGTGCAGATCGCGTCCATGGTCGCCAAGGCCGGCCCGGAGCTGAAGAAGGCCGCCCTCGCGGCCCTCAAGGGCACGCCGGAGGACCGCGCCGCCTTCCTCAAGACCGGCCAGCACGTGGCCCGGGCCAAGGACGAGGGCCACGGCACGGGCGGCGGCGGCAGCGCAACCGGCACGGGCAGTGGCACCGGCAACGGCGCCCAGCAGGCCGTCGCCACGGGCACCGGCAAGGGCAACGGCAACGCCGCCCCGGCCGGCGGCTCCTCCTCCGGCCCGCTCGCGAGCACCGGCGCCGGTTCGGAGACCACCTGGATGGCCGGCGCCGGCGCCGCCGCCCTCACCGCGGGCGCAGGCCTGGTGGTGGCCAACCGCCGCCGCCGCACGTCGGCCTAAGGCTGACCCACACGGGTCACCCCCCCCGACGAAGGGGCGGGCCGGCCGCCCACAGGCAGCCCGCCCCGCCCCTCCCCTCCGCCTACGGCGGCCCTAGGCGCCCTTGAACCCTCGGCCCCTTGAACCCTCGGCCGCTTGAGCCCTCGGCGCCCCTGAGCTACGCGCCCTTGAACTCCTGGCGCTGCCGGCCGAGCCCCGCGATCTCCAGTTCCACGACGTCACCGGCCCGCAGGTACGGCTTCGGCTCCGGCTGGCCCATGGCCACGCCCGCCGGGGTGCCCGTGACGATCACGTCACCGGGGTAGAGGGTCATGAACTGGCTCAGGTACCGCACGACCTCGCCCACCGGGAAGATCTGGTCCGAGGTGTTGCCGTCCTGCTTGAGTTCGCCGTTGACCCACAGCTTCACGTCCAGGACCTGCGGGTCCGGGATCTCGTCGGCGGTGACCAGCCAGGGGCCGAGCGGGGTGAACGTCTCGCAGTTCTTGCCCTTGTCCCAGGTGCCGCCGCGCTCGATCTGGAACTCGCGCTCCGACACGTCGTTGACCAGGGTGTATCCGCCGACGTGCGCGAGGCCTTCCTCGGCGGAGCCCAGGTAGCGGGCGGTGCTGCCGATGACGACGCCGAGCTCGGCCTCCCAGTCGGTCTTCACGCTGCCGCGCGGGATGAGCACGGTGTCGTCCGGGCCGACCACGGTGTCCGCGGCCTTCAGGAACAGGATCGGCTCGGCCGGCGGCTCCGCGCCGATCTCGGCCGCGTGCCCGAAGTAGTTCAGGCCGATGCCCACGACCTTGCCGATGCGGCCGACCGGGGAGCCGACGCGCAGCCCCTCCGCGTCGAGCGCCGGGAGCTCACCGGCCGCGGCGGCGTCCCGTACGCGGGAGAGCACGGAGTCGTCGGCCAGCAGGGCCCCGTCCACATCCGTGATCAGGCCGGACAGATCCCGAAGGGTCCCGTGCTGGTCGAGCAGCGCGGGACGCTCCGACCCAGCGGATCCGACACGCAGCAGCTTCATGGGCATTCTCCCGTGGTCGTGGGTGGTCGGCCCGCGGGCATGCCAGAGGCACCCGAGGGCCGGCCGATGGGTTGCGGCCATCGGAGGATTGGCTGATCCTCCAAGATGCCCGCCCCATCCGCAAGACCCTGTTCACAGACTGGAACGCACCGCTCCGTCCACCGCCGAACCCGCCCCCGCAGCGGCCCGCCGCTGGAGCCAGGCCCGCTCGGCGACCGACCAGGCCGTGGTGGTCAGCAGGTACAGCCCGGCGGCCAGTGGCACGACGGCAGCCGTGATCAGCGTCCCGAACGACAGCAGCGGCAGCACCCCGCCCAGCTTGCGCATCGCGGCCAGCTGCCCGGCGGTCGGCGCGGCCGCCGCCCCGCCCGCCCCCTTCACCGAGGAGGGCGGCACGGGCAGCACGGGCGCCACGACCGGCGCGGCCGCCGCGGCCCGCCGCCCCCGCACGGCACTCCACGCGGCCACCACCGCGATCGCGGCGAACAGCCCCAGGAACACCAGCCCCTGCGGCCCGAACACGCCGCCCGCCTCCAGCGCCCCGGACCACCGCGCCCCGAGGGGCGTGGCGAACAGCCGGTGGCCGAGCAGCTCGTCCCCCGAGGAGAACGACCGGTACATCAGGTAGAACACCGGCAGCTGCAGCAGCATCGGCAGACACCCCGCCCCCGGGGTCGCCGCACGGAACGCGGCACGGCCCAGCGGGAACAGGGCGAGCCGTACGAGCAGGGTGAACAGCACGATCGCGGCAGCGGTCGCGGACTCGGCCAGTACCGGCTCCAGGAGCCGGCCCAGCTCGGCAACGAGATGAGTGAAAACGGACACGCGGGCCCTCCGAGGGGTCTCGTCAAACGTCGAAAAGGTGCATTTCGGCGTGACGACCCACGAGGGGCGACAACAGCGTTCAGTCGAAGGAAGAGCAGAAGGCAGCGGACACTGCGCGCCCCTACGCGGCCGTCAGGACCAGACGGCCGGGCGCCCTGGGCCGCGACCGGCCCGAAGCGTCGGGATCGCGCTGCGGCAGGAACGCCGTGCGCTGCTCGCGATCACGGATCGCGGTACGTATTCGGTGCGGCGGAACGGGCCGCACGAGGCACGCCGCCGCCAGCACGGCCGCACCCACGGCGACCGCCGCGGCCAGCGCGACCACCCCGGCCGCCAGGCCGGCCTCCCCGGACAGCAGCCCCAGCACCCCGCCGAGCAGCAGGAGCCCGACGAGCAGCCGGGCGGCGCGGGAGCCCTCGTGGAACAAGAAGGAGGACACGCCGAACCGCCGATCCTCAACCGCACGACCCACGCGAACCACCCCCCTCACCACACCAGAACTCACGATCGACACCAGCTCCTCGATCCTAACGGCTCCCACCGACAACGCCCTTGAGGGTCCCCCAGACCACCAGCCGGTACTTGGACGTGTACTCCGGGGTGCAGGTCGTCAGCGTGATGTACGACCCGGCCTCCTCGTACCCGTACCCGGGCTTCACCCCGCTGCGCGGCACCGGCGCGATCACCCCCACGTCCCCCGGGCTCGTCTCCGCCAGCACCTTCCCC is part of the Streptomyces katrae genome and harbors:
- a CDS encoding YidC/Oxa1 family membrane protein insertase, which translates into the protein MSVFTHLVAELGRLLEPVLAESATAAAIVLFTLLVRLALFPLGRAAFRAATPGAGCLPMLLQLPVFYLMYRSFSSGDELLGHRLFATPLGARWSGALEAGGVFGPQGLVFLGLFAAIAVVAAWSAVRGRRAAAAAPVVAPVLPVPPSSVKGAGGAAAAPTAGQLAAMRKLGGVLPLLSFGTLITAAVVPLAAGLYLLTTTAWSVAERAWLQRRAAAGAGSAVDGAVRSSL
- a CDS encoding DUF6412 domain-containing protein, translated to MSSFLFHEGSRAARLLVGLLLLGGVLGLLSGEAGLAAGVVALAAAVAVGAAVLAAACLVRPVPPHRIRTAIRDREQRTAFLPQRDPDASGRSRPRAPGRLVLTAA
- a CDS encoding Gfo/Idh/MocA family oxidoreductase; the protein is MNASPTSPASRPSPAPSTSPHTPLRVALVGYGLAGSVFHAPLVTATEGLVLDTIVTSDPGRQAQAREAYPGVRIAASADELWERTGDAEDPLGLVVIASPNKTHVPLATAALTAGLPVVVDKPLAATAAEARELAALAERTGTFLSVFQNRRWDNDFLTVRRLLADGELGEIQRFESRYERWRPQLKGGWRESGAPEEIGGLLYDLGSHVVDQALVLFGPAIRVYAETDVRRPGAEADDDTFIAITHANGIRSHLYVSATAAQLGPRFRVLGSRAGYVKYGLDPQEAALREGLRPGGAGGPAWGEEPEHLWGRLGSGESPLTGGGDPVPTVPGDYPAYYAAVAEALRTGGPAPVTADEAAHCLAVLEAARVSSREGSVVAL
- a CDS encoding fumarylacetoacetate hydrolase family protein, which codes for MKLLRVGSAGSERPALLDQHGTLRDLSGLITDVDGALLADDSVLSRVRDAAAAGELPALDAEGLRVGSPVGRIGKVVGIGLNYFGHAAEIGAEPPAEPILFLKAADTVVGPDDTVLIPRGSVKTDWEAELGVVIGSTARYLGSAEEGLAHVGGYTLVNDVSEREFQIERGGTWDKGKNCETFTPLGPWLVTADEIPDPQVLDVKLWVNGELKQDGNTSDQIFPVGEVVRYLSQFMTLYPGDVIVTGTPAGVAMGQPEPKPYLRAGDVVELEIAGLGRQRQEFKGA
- a CDS encoding ROK family transcriptional regulator, with translation MNRANVDGGRGGVNLPALRGHNEVLLLDLLRAAGPPGLGRAELAARTGLTPQAVSKITARLAAEGLVAEAGRDASTGGKPRTRLRLVPGARCAVGVHLDRDELRAVRVDLAGGVVEQWSGLLDFGVGPEAVAEAAVRAVGRVSGGLEAPLLLGVGVAAPGPLDWRTGVLGRVTGFPEWEGYPLKEALAGRLGVAVVVDKDTNAGVAAAGWGGLDGAGASGPGSGGPGSGGPASGGLGLAGLASGGPGSGGAASGGLGLAGLASGGPGSGGAASGGLGLAGAGSGGLGLAGLASGGSASDGLGSGWPRAGGARSDGLASEGSASGELGSGGPWSDGRGSGSAVYLHFGTGLGAGLRLGGAVYRGARSGAGEFGHQVLRLDGPPCRCGGRGCLEVLCLEAVARGDLAGAARVLGEGAANLVALLDVDRVLLGGRVVAGAPEVFVRGVREVLAARALTAEPPVVGLAPAGVAEGAAELVLAPLFGRG
- a CDS encoding ALF repeat-containing protein, giving the protein MDVPPVKLPRIASIVATAAIAPAVLLSSPAFAADGASATPSSPSTPPSPTAPDQGSEGKPAADKPAEDPQAAKDRAAIEAILADPARGPGVRQAAAKALKGTAAEMRQFLTVELAEQQFVDDEVKISRIHNDGGPAVKAAAIEALRKQTQAAYTEFLKEGQHAARLKDDRVELARMLNGAGRGVTQAVNELLDHGTREQIREFVATGQYKVRAEDDRVALFGMIKDAGPGLKEGIIKLLEGNPTPAQLRTFVTTTQHELRDEDNKVQIASMVAKAGPELKKAALAALKGTPEDRAAFLKTGQHVARAKDEGHGTGGGGSATGTGSGTGNGAQQAVATGTGKGNGNAAPAGGSSSGPLASTGAGSETTWMAGAGAAALTAGAGLVVANRRRRTSA